The Urocitellus parryii isolate mUroPar1 chromosome 6, mUroPar1.hap1, whole genome shotgun sequence genome includes a window with the following:
- the Ndn gene encoding necdin: MSEQSKDLSDPNFAAEAPNSEMHSSPGVPVGVPPPASPPATLAGPSSPPVGPTASPQAALPPQALSEEEDPKILQQAAEEGRVYHPPEPAQPLPPPPAPAQLVQKAHELMWYVLVKDQKKMIIWFPDMVKDVIGSYKKWCRSILRRTSLILARVFGLHLRLTSLHTMEFALVKALSPEELDRVALNNRMPMTGLLLMILSLIYVKGRGARESAVWNVLRILGLRPWKKHSTFGDVRKLITEEFVQQNYLKYQRVPFVEPPEYEFFWGSRASREITKMQIMEFLARVFKKDPQAWPSRYREALEEARALREANPSAHCPRSSVSED, from the coding sequence ATGTCCGAACAAAGTAAGGACCTGAGCGACCCCAACTTTGCAGCGGAGGCCCCCAACTCTGAGATGCACAGCAGCCCTGGGGTTCCGGTAGGGGTCCCTCCTCCCGCCTCTCCCCCCGCGACCCTCGCAGGGCCATCGAGCCCTCCTGTAGGCCCGACGGCCTCTCCTCAGGCCGCCCTGCCGCCCCAGGCCCTGAGCGAAGAGGAGGACCCGAAGATCCTGCAACAGGCCGCAGAGGAGGGTCGCGTCTATCACCCCCCTGAACCTGCCCAGCCGCTCCCACCGCCGCCGGCCCCTGCTCAGCTAGTGCAGAAGGCTCATGAGCTCATGTGGTACGTGCTGGTCAAGGACCAGAAGAAAATGATCATCTGGTTTCCAGACATGGTGAAGGATGTCATCGGCAGCTACAAGAAATGGTGCAGAAGCATCCTCAGGCGCACCAGCCTCATCCTTGCCAGAGTTTTCGGGCTGCACCTGAGGCTGACCAGTCTCCACACGATGGAGTTTGCGCTGGTCAAAGCACTCAGCCCCGAGGAGCTGGACAGGGTGGCGCTGAACAACCGCATGCCCATGACAGGCCTCCTGCTCATGATCCTGAGCCTCATCTATGTGAAAGGTCGTGGTGCCAGAGAGAGCGCCGTCTGGAACGTGCTGCGCATCCTGGGGCTGAGGCCCTGGAAGAAGCACTCCACCTTCGGGGACGTGAGAAAGCTTATCACTGAGGAGTTCGTCCAGCAGAATTACCTGAAGTACCAGCGCGTTCCCTTCGTTGAGCCTCCTGAGTATGAGTTTTTCTGGGGCTCCCGAGCCAGCCGCGAAATCACCAAGATGCAAATCATGGAGTTCCTGGCCAGGGTCTTTAAGAAAGACCCCCAGGCCTGGCCTTCCAGATACAGAGAGGCTCTGGAGGAGGCCAGAGCTCTGCGGGAGGCTAATCCCAGTGCCCACTGCCCCCGCAGCAGTGTCTCTGAGGACTAG